One genomic region from Evansella sp. LMS18 encodes:
- a CDS encoding lipopolysaccharide biosynthesis protein, translating into MFNKIRALLKKKFVKNVSVLVTGTAAAQIIALTSTPFITRIYGPEAFGILGVFTAMISIVGPAAALTYPIAIVLPKEHNKAKDLIKLSLIISFIIAILTYSVLIFSKDTLVQFFNVESIEPYLFYIPLIVIFSAMLQTSEQWLIRMNQFSISAKATFYQAIIINGSKIGIGLMYPVASSLVIITMFGILLKSLIMSYFSMGKSLKFKKEDFFFNKLKLKLVARDHSDFPKFRAPQELLNASSQGLPILMLSAFFGPAAAGFYSIGRTVLGVPTQLIGKAVGDVFYPEISNARINGIKLRPLILKATLALLTVGVVPFGVIILLGPTLFEIAFGEDWRTAGEYARWLALWSYFMFANQPSIRSFPVLKAQGFHLFFTIISLILRLVALLVGFILFKSDIIAIILFSIISSIGNIYLILYAIRKASEFDLRSGAK; encoded by the coding sequence ATGTTTAATAAAATAAGAGCTTTACTTAAGAAGAAGTTCGTGAAGAATGTATCTGTTCTAGTGACAGGGACAGCAGCAGCTCAAATAATTGCTTTAACATCAACCCCTTTTATTACAAGAATATATGGACCTGAGGCCTTTGGAATATTAGGAGTTTTCACTGCTATGATTAGTATTGTAGGTCCCGCGGCTGCGTTAACTTATCCTATAGCTATTGTCTTACCAAAAGAACATAACAAAGCGAAAGATTTAATTAAATTATCTTTAATTATTTCTTTCATAATAGCAATTTTAACATATAGTGTATTAATTTTTTCTAAAGATACATTAGTCCAGTTCTTCAATGTTGAATCCATAGAGCCGTATTTATTTTATATTCCCTTAATTGTTATTTTTTCAGCTATGCTTCAAACTTCAGAACAGTGGCTTATTAGAATGAATCAATTTAGCATTTCTGCTAAAGCTACTTTTTATCAAGCAATAATTATAAATGGTAGTAAAATCGGTATTGGTTTAATGTATCCGGTAGCAAGCTCTTTAGTTATAATCACTATGTTTGGAATCTTATTAAAATCTTTGATCATGAGCTATTTTTCTATGGGGAAGTCCTTAAAATTTAAAAAAGAGGACTTCTTTTTTAATAAATTGAAATTGAAACTGGTAGCTAGAGATCATAGTGATTTCCCTAAATTTAGAGCCCCACAAGAATTATTGAATGCTTCTTCTCAAGGGTTGCCTATATTGATGTTAAGTGCTTTTTTTGGGCCGGCTGCTGCTGGTTTCTATTCAATTGGAAGAACCGTTCTAGGAGTTCCCACACAGCTAATAGGTAAAGCAGTAGGAGACGTATTTTACCCCGAGATTTCTAATGCTCGCATTAATGGAATTAAATTAAGGCCTCTTATTTTAAAAGCTACTCTAGCTCTTTTAACAGTTGGAGTCGTACCATTTGGGGTTATTATTTTATTGGGACCTACGTTATTTGAAATAGCTTTTGGTGAAGACTGGCGAACAGCTGGTGAATATGCTAGGTGGCTAGCATTATGGTCATACTTTATGTTCGCCAATCAACCAAGTATTAGATCTTTTCCAGTTTTAAAAGCCCAAGGCTTCCACTTATTTTTTACTATTATTTCTTTAATACTTAGATTGGTAGCTTTATTAGTTGGTTTCATATTATTTAAGAGTGATATTATTGCTATTATCTTATTTAGTATAATTAGCTCAATAGGCAATATATATTTGATATTATATGCAATAAGAAAAGCAAGTGAATTTGATTTAAGGAGTGGAGCAAAATAG
- a CDS encoding CapA family protein, whose protein sequence is MDNNSIKITFVGDIVNYNNHDGLVCSRAVEKRIKEADFAVCNFEAPIKNTGKPILKSGPHHSQQENTIKGLKAQGFDLFCLANNHIMDFGISGLAATINECNNQEVEHIGAGFNSKSAYKPLVKTINGKKFGFVNVCEAQFGVLDYNADEEEAGYAWINHRKVNSLIKKLQETCNYVVVIAHAGLEHYSVPQLEWRERYREFCDLGADAVIAHHPHVPQGIEKYNSSIICYSLGNFYFDSTNYMNKRDDSYFLELNFNNNGLTYEVVPYFKEENKVHLSSKTSSFSINELNNYLVDDRVYTEMLNKMSLEAFEKKIKNNYLYNLSGLSFNSSFLFLFKGIIKQVLKRNFKQKEASLLHLLRNEAYYYASKRALELKYKRGTN, encoded by the coding sequence ATAGATAATAACTCAATAAAAATAACGTTCGTAGGAGATATAGTAAATTATAATAATCATGATGGGTTAGTTTGTTCTAGAGCTGTTGAAAAAAGAATTAAAGAAGCAGATTTTGCTGTATGTAATTTCGAGGCTCCTATTAAAAATACAGGAAAACCAATATTAAAATCAGGTCCACATCACAGTCAACAGGAAAATACTATTAAGGGTCTGAAAGCGCAAGGTTTTGATTTATTTTGCTTAGCTAATAACCATATAATGGATTTCGGGATAAGCGGATTAGCAGCTACAATTAATGAATGTAATAACCAAGAAGTAGAGCATATCGGGGCAGGCTTTAACAGTAAATCAGCTTACAAACCATTAGTGAAAACAATAAATGGAAAAAAATTTGGATTCGTCAATGTTTGTGAAGCCCAATTTGGGGTTTTAGATTATAATGCGGATGAAGAAGAAGCTGGTTATGCTTGGATTAATCATAGAAAAGTGAATTCTTTAATTAAGAAATTGCAAGAAACATGTAATTATGTTGTTGTAATTGCTCATGCGGGATTAGAACATTATTCGGTACCGCAACTTGAATGGAGAGAAAGGTATAGAGAGTTTTGCGATTTGGGAGCGGATGCTGTAATAGCGCATCATCCACATGTCCCTCAAGGAATAGAGAAGTATAATTCTTCTATTATTTGTTACAGTTTAGGTAATTTTTATTTTGATTCTACAAATTATATGAATAAAAGAGATGATTCATATTTTTTGGAATTAAATTTTAATAATAATGGACTGACTTATGAAGTTGTGCCTTATTTCAAGGAGGAAAATAAAGTACATTTATCTTCAAAAACATCCAGTTTTTCCATAAATGAGCTAAATAACTATTTAGTTGATGATAGGGTTTATACTGAAATGTTGAACAAAATGTCTCTTGAGGCATTTGAAAAAAAGATTAAAAATAATTATTTATACAACTTATCAGGATTGTCTTTTAATTCAAGCTTTCTATTTTTATTTAAAGGCATAATCAAACAAGTTCTTAAAAGAAATTTCAAGCAAAAAGAGGCTTCACTGCTCCACCTACTTAGAAATGAAGCTTACTATTATGCTTCCAAGAGAGCTTTAGAGCTTAAATATAAAAGGGGAACAAATTGA
- a CDS encoding asparagine synthase-related protein, producing MSDFLYSNNIINSVSIFTNYFKEINNKALHCFEGTWGKLVINKNHYNGFEPYEDENHLCAVIGGPVLNFSNNNFIANISEPSLGTQQILHRYRVGIDWSKDLDGPFVVIVINKITNDVKIITDVLSFIPCYQHQSKEEIVISSHVDLLAEAANIKKIDDISTADFILSGAITFPFTIYENIFQMDPGSEHIITKNKVKNKFYWLPEEKEMYKSVKAAATDGRNAIQNYVNNITNSLEEVAHFISGGEDSRTISSLLNKDLKRDAFIFLEGMNREGKLAKRVAEVYGSNFHLIKRDKYHYLNILSEANKLVGSGSQYIHCHALNLHEKGNLTSYSAVFGGLFSDALLKGSHIKKISFSGRIPFLPQIPLKNHKETVEHANLNIDWGILKERKKAHLTRIKKIRPVSYREWYELWPTSMNVNSPNFHCTRRLFRSYEPFTSTALVKVAAKTPQNFKLNRILFREIAKPFLKKSWYLTHSDGRMPYFGWILNSMLIFTKSVRNKLKAKFGYNVADEGPWVDWETVMLSKEYERLIKKSNNSSLLRSEILNINELKTVQKNFDSLQQLNYLQMEDSISKLSRTNM from the coding sequence ATGAGTGACTTTTTATATAGTAATAATATTATTAACTCTGTCAGTATATTTACAAATTATTTTAAAGAAATAAATAATAAAGCATTACATTGTTTCGAGGGTACATGGGGGAAATTGGTAATCAATAAAAACCACTATAATGGGTTTGAGCCGTATGAGGATGAGAATCATTTGTGTGCAGTAATAGGAGGACCGGTATTAAACTTTAGTAATAACAATTTTATCGCAAATATTTCAGAACCCTCCCTTGGAACCCAACAGATTTTACATCGTTACCGTGTTGGTATAGATTGGAGTAAAGATCTTGACGGGCCATTTGTTGTGATTGTAATAAATAAGATTACTAATGACGTAAAAATTATTACAGATGTCCTTTCCTTTATTCCTTGTTATCAACATCAATCAAAAGAAGAGATAGTGATATCGAGTCATGTAGATCTATTGGCTGAGGCAGCTAATATAAAAAAAATAGACGATATATCCACTGCTGATTTTATTCTAAGTGGAGCAATAACTTTCCCTTTTACCATTTATGAAAACATTTTTCAAATGGACCCTGGGAGTGAACATATAATAACTAAAAATAAAGTAAAAAACAAATTTTATTGGCTGCCGGAAGAGAAAGAAATGTATAAATCCGTTAAAGCAGCAGCTACTGATGGAAGAAATGCAATACAAAATTATGTTAATAATATAACTAACTCACTAGAAGAAGTTGCACACTTTATTAGTGGCGGCGAAGATTCTCGTACTATTAGCTCTTTACTTAATAAAGACCTGAAAAGAGATGCTTTTATTTTTTTAGAAGGAATGAATAGAGAAGGTAAATTAGCAAAAAGGGTGGCCGAAGTTTATGGATCTAATTTTCATTTAATTAAGCGGGATAAATATCATTATCTCAATATTCTAAGTGAAGCTAATAAATTAGTGGGAAGTGGTTCGCAATATATTCACTGTCATGCCCTTAATTTACACGAAAAAGGAAATTTAACATCATATAGTGCTGTTTTTGGTGGTCTTTTTTCAGATGCTTTACTTAAAGGTTCCCATATTAAAAAAATCAGTTTTTCAGGCAGAATACCTTTTCTTCCACAAATCCCTCTAAAAAATCACAAAGAAACTGTTGAACATGCGAATTTAAATATTGATTGGGGAATTTTAAAAGAAAGAAAAAAAGCTCATTTAACAAGAATAAAGAAGATAAGACCTGTTTCTTATCGGGAGTGGTATGAACTATGGCCCACTTCAATGAATGTAAATTCACCAAATTTTCACTGTACTCGAAGGCTTTTTAGAAGTTATGAACCATTCACTTCTACGGCATTAGTTAAAGTAGCTGCCAAAACTCCTCAAAACTTTAAATTAAACAGAATATTATTTAGAGAAATTGCTAAGCCTTTTTTAAAGAAAAGTTGGTATTTAACTCACTCCGATGGACGGATGCCCTATTTTGGGTGGATATTAAATAGTATGTTAATTTTCACAAAATCAGTTAGAAATAAACTGAAGGCAAAATTCGGTTACAACGTAGCAGATGAAGGACCATGGGTTGATTGGGAAACTGTAATGCTTAGTAAGGAGTATGAAAGATTAATCAAAAAATCAAATAACTCAAGCTTGCTAAGAAGTGAAATATTAAATATTAATGAATTAAAAACAGTACAAAAAAACTTTGATAGCCTTCAACAACTAAATTATCTTCAAATGGAAGACTCAATCAGTAAATTGAGTCGAACAAATATGTAA